The Afipia massiliensis genome has a segment encoding these proteins:
- a CDS encoding LysR substrate-binding domain-containing protein, producing the protein MHFDLVDMRLFVAVAEARSITHGAERSALALASASARIKSMEAALGVPLLERQRRGVRLTAAGESLLDHARVVLHQVAAMQGELTAYARGLKARIHMLANTSGASEHLPKALASFLARYPAISVDVEERESAEIATAVASGAADIGLAVEAMLPEGLHRFPFCDDRLVLIAPPGDEIAQRRQTNFRDVAARDFVGLTEASALQNHIAMQAAKLGVRLRIRARLRGFDAICQMVEAGVGLAIIPDVAARRYSRSMRIKMVRMSDPWASRRLAICMRSRQSLPRPVQQLADHLKAFVKV; encoded by the coding sequence ATGCATTTTGATCTGGTGGATATGCGGCTGTTCGTGGCGGTCGCCGAGGCACGCAGCATCACCCACGGCGCGGAACGATCGGCCCTGGCACTGGCGTCGGCCAGCGCGCGCATCAAGAGTATGGAAGCGGCGCTGGGCGTGCCGCTGCTCGAGCGGCAACGGCGCGGCGTCCGGCTTACCGCCGCGGGTGAAAGCCTGCTCGATCATGCCCGCGTCGTGCTGCATCAGGTGGCAGCGATGCAGGGCGAACTCACCGCATACGCGCGAGGCCTGAAGGCGCGCATTCACATGCTCGCCAACACGTCCGGCGCAAGCGAACACCTGCCGAAGGCGCTGGCGTCGTTTCTCGCGAGATATCCCGCGATCAGCGTCGACGTGGAGGAACGCGAGAGCGCGGAGATCGCCACGGCGGTGGCGTCCGGCGCGGCCGATATCGGTCTCGCCGTCGAGGCGATGCTGCCCGAGGGGCTCCACCGTTTTCCGTTCTGCGACGATCGGCTGGTGCTGATCGCGCCGCCGGGTGACGAGATCGCGCAGCGGCGGCAGACGAATTTCCGCGATGTCGCGGCGCGCGATTTCGTCGGTCTCACCGAAGCCAGCGCGCTGCAGAATCATATCGCGATGCAGGCCGCGAAACTGGGAGTCCGCCTGCGGATAAGGGCGCGGCTCAGAGGCTTCGATGCGATCTGCCAGATGGTGGAAGCCGGCGTCGGTCTTGCGATTATTCCGGACGTAGCCGCGCGCCGCTACAGCCGGTCAATGCGAATCAAAATGGTCCGCATGTCCGATCCATGGGCCAGCCGCAGGCTGGCGATCTGCATGCGCAGCCGGCAGTCACTGCCCCGGCCGGTGCAGCAACTGGCGGATCATCTGAAGGCGTTTGTGAAGGTGTAG
- the hisN gene encoding histidinol-phosphatase, translating into MTVIDFTAFIGRLATASGDTILPFFRTSLSVENKNVGRDLDPVTEADRAAEAVMRRMIKDSFPLHGIVGEEFGSERADAEYVWVLDPIDGTKSFIAGLPIWGTLIALMHNGAPVFGMMHQPYIGERFSGDGGSARYEGPSGKRKLSVRRCATLAEATLFTTSPRLMNAPDRAQFERVEAGVRLSRYGGDCYAYCMLAAGHLDLIIETELKSYDVAALIPIVTGAGGIITTWDGKPAQSGGRIVAAGDKRLHDEALKLLNG; encoded by the coding sequence GTGACGGTTATCGACTTCACCGCTTTTATCGGACGACTGGCGACCGCCTCAGGCGACACCATCCTTCCCTTTTTTCGCACCTCGCTGAGCGTCGAGAACAAGAACGTGGGTCGCGACCTCGATCCTGTCACCGAAGCCGACCGCGCCGCCGAGGCCGTGATGCGCCGGATGATCAAGGACAGCTTCCCCTTACACGGCATCGTCGGCGAGGAGTTCGGATCTGAGCGGGCCGATGCCGAGTATGTCTGGGTGCTCGATCCGATCGATGGCACCAAGTCCTTCATCGCCGGCCTGCCGATCTGGGGGACGCTGATCGCGCTGATGCATAACGGTGCGCCGGTGTTCGGCATGATGCATCAGCCTTACATCGGCGAGCGTTTCAGCGGCGACGGCGGCTCCGCGCGCTATGAAGGGCCTTCCGGCAAGCGCAAACTGTCGGTGCGACGCTGCGCGACGCTGGCGGAGGCCACGCTGTTTACCACCAGCCCCCGTTTGATGAATGCGCCGGACCGCGCCCAGTTCGAGCGCGTCGAAGCCGGCGTGCGGCTGTCGCGCTACGGCGGCGATTGCTACGCTTACTGCATGCTCGCTGCCGGTCATCTCGATCTCATCATCGAGACCGAGCTGAAATCGTATGACGTTGCCGCCTTGATCCCGATCGTCACCGGCGCCGGCGGCATCATCACCACCTGGGACGGCAAGCCCGCGCAGTCCGGCGGACGCATCGTCGCGGCCGGCGACAAGCGGTTACACGACGAGGCATTGAAGTTGCTGAATGGGTAA